One Oceanicoccus sagamiensis genomic region harbors:
- a CDS encoding tetratricopeptide repeat protein: MTIIRTISFIILTMLLSQGALAGGDAMFEKGLAAYQKQDISKAVKHWKKAAKRENISAMYSLGLLNDQGKYIKQDLKEAEKWYSRAAKKGAPQAQYQLGKLLAKKGDYDGAATWYGRSAKADYARAQYEYALLIEAGKGLTKNAEKAEYWLNKAGNNGSAPAQFKLVLMYMKGEGVEQNNEKAFTWAKASSASGDANAKYLLGYMYYSGTGTVQSNEMAVIWLEDALVSGQAKAQQLLDIIAKEGDQQVSSL, translated from the coding sequence ATGACTATAATCAGAACGATAAGCTTTATTATTCTAACCATGCTGCTAAGCCAAGGCGCCTTGGCTGGTGGCGATGCCATGTTTGAAAAAGGTCTCGCGGCCTATCAAAAACAAGATATTTCTAAAGCCGTCAAGCATTGGAAAAAGGCCGCCAAACGTGAAAATATTTCAGCAATGTATAGCCTGGGCTTATTAAATGACCAAGGAAAATATATTAAGCAAGACCTAAAAGAAGCTGAAAAATGGTATTCACGGGCCGCCAAAAAAGGCGCGCCGCAAGCGCAGTATCAACTCGGTAAATTGCTGGCAAAAAAAGGGGATTATGATGGCGCTGCAACCTGGTACGGACGCTCAGCCAAAGCTGACTATGCCAGAGCACAGTATGAATACGCCCTACTTATTGAAGCGGGAAAAGGTCTGACAAAAAATGCCGAGAAGGCTGAGTACTGGCTTAACAAAGCTGGGAATAACGGCTCTGCCCCTGCGCAATTTAAATTAGTCTTAATGTATATGAAAGGTGAAGGCGTAGAGCAAAACAATGAAAAAGCATTTACCTGGGCCAAAGCGTCTTCGGCTTCCGGTGATGCCAATGCTAAATATTTACTGGGCTATATGTACTACTCAGGTACCGGCACGGTACAGAGTAATGAGATGGCGGTTATCTGGCTGGAGGATGCTCTGGTATCCGGTCAAGCCAAAGCGCAGCAACTATTAGATATTATTGCTAAGGAAGGGGACCAGCAGGTTTCTTCTTTATAG
- a CDS encoding DUF3622 domain-containing protein, with protein MSKTKKFSTQVLEDNGSWKAEIHRKVTAKTTTVSKAQDGFSTEQEAQDWAEAELQLFMKQLNERNKQRNQQRA; from the coding sequence ATGTCCAAAACAAAAAAATTCAGTACACAGGTGCTGGAAGATAACGGTAGTTGGAAAGCGGAAATCCATAGAAAGGTGACCGCCAAAACGACTACAGTCAGCAAAGCTCAGGATGGCTTTAGTACAGAACAGGAAGCCCAAGACTGGGCCGAAGCTGAGTTGCAACTCTTTATGAAGCAATTAAATGAGCGAAATAAGCAGAGAAATCAACAGCGCGCTTAA
- a CDS encoding electron transport complex subunit E — MSEVDYKELSLNGLWKNNPAIVQLLGLCPLLAVTGSVINAIGMALATMMVLIISNSCVSLIRGIVSDAVRLPAFVMIIAAAVTCIELLMQAYTYELFQILGIFLPLITTNCVILGRADAYASKNSLLPAMYDGFIMGVGFAVILIALGAMRELIGTGALFNNMDLLFGEAAANWKIVVFSDYKQFLLAILPPGAFIFTGLIIAVKNLIDSQIKQRQDALKEKPATGSKRVRVTGNIS; from the coding sequence ATGAGTGAGGTAGATTATAAAGAACTCTCGCTTAATGGTTTGTGGAAAAACAATCCCGCCATTGTTCAACTATTAGGTCTATGCCCATTACTGGCGGTTACCGGTTCGGTTATTAATGCAATCGGTATGGCTTTGGCGACCATGATGGTGCTAATTATTTCAAATTCCTGCGTCTCGTTAATCCGCGGTATTGTCTCCGACGCAGTGCGACTGCCCGCCTTTGTTATGATTATTGCGGCGGCGGTTACCTGTATTGAACTATTAATGCAGGCTTATACCTATGAACTATTTCAAATCCTCGGTATTTTTCTACCACTGATTACCACCAACTGCGTGATTCTGGGCCGCGCCGATGCCTATGCCTCAAAAAACTCCCTGCTACCAGCCATGTATGACGGCTTTATTATGGGTGTTGGCTTTGCAGTTATTTTAATTGCCTTAGGTGCCATGAGAGAACTGATTGGTACCGGTGCTTTATTTAATAATATGGATTTATTATTTGGTGAGGCAGCCGCCAACTGGAAGATTGTTGTGTTCTCTGATTACAAACAATTCTTATTAGCTATCCTACCCCCTGGCGCCTTTATTTTTACCGGCTTAATTATTGCTGTTAAAAACCTGATTGATAGCCAGATCAAACAGCGTCAGGATGCGCTAAAAGAAAAACCTGCAACGGGCTCCAAGCGGGTTCGTGTTACTGGCAATATCTCTTAA
- the rsxG gene encoding electron transport complex subunit RsxG encodes MLGESIGRNSLLLGFFAILSTAIIAGTYLGSQDIIRENIRQAEERALLEIVPKSRHNNSMLEDAHGISDSDMLGLRSEKKYYIARQDGEAVAVIFPATAREGYTGDIDMIIGINVDGTIAGARVLSHRETPGLGDGIDRKKSAWIDGFINKSLLNPTVELWKVKKDKGVFDQFTGATITPRAVTQTVLQTLQYFNQHQHDILKQPITAHTEGQQ; translated from the coding sequence ATGTTAGGTGAATCGATAGGCCGCAACTCACTGCTATTAGGTTTCTTTGCCATTTTAAGTACCGCTATTATTGCCGGTACCTATCTGGGCTCCCAGGATATTATTCGCGAGAATATTCGCCAGGCAGAAGAACGGGCCCTATTGGAAATTGTGCCCAAATCACGCCATAACAATTCTATGCTGGAAGATGCTCACGGTATTAGTGACAGTGATATGCTGGGGCTGCGCTCAGAGAAAAAATACTATATCGCCCGCCAGGATGGTGAAGCTGTTGCGGTGATTTTCCCCGCCACCGCCAGAGAAGGCTATACCGGCGATATTGATATGATTATTGGTATAAATGTCGATGGCACTATTGCTGGTGCAAGGGTGTTATCCCACCGTGAAACACCGGGCCTGGGTGATGGCATTGATCGTAAAAAAAGCGCATGGATTGATGGCTTTATCAATAAGTCGCTACTGAACCCTACCGTTGAATTATGGAAGGTTAAAAAAGATAAGGGCGTATTTGATCAGTTTACCGGGGCAACGATTACACCCCGTGCTGTGACTCAAACTGTATTGCAAACCCTGCAATATTTTAATCAGCACCAGCACGATATCCTAAAGCAGCCAATCACTGCGCATACCGAGGGGCAGCAATAA